The Methylomicrobium lacus LW14 genome window below encodes:
- the cobT gene encoding nicotinate-nucleotide--dimethylbenzimidazole phosphoribosyltransferase, whose protein sequence is MPQMFDIQPLSQALAPALQAKIDQKTKPLGALGQLEALALQIGLIQNSLSPSLTKPCIIVFAGDHGVAAAGVSAYPQAVTAQMVANFASGGAAINVFARQHQIDLLIVDAGVNADLSAMPGLIDAGIGKGTANFLEQPAMTREQCAMALAKGAELVLKQRDQGCNCIGFGEMGIGNTSSAALIMHCLTGLPLENCVGRGTGLDDAQLRHKVSILQQALTRHPGLSDPSEVLATFGGFEIAMMTGAYLKAAELSMLILVDGFIAGSALLAAAGLRPAVLDYCVFSHMSGEQGHRALLDHLHARPLLNLDMRLGEGSGIALAYPLLLSAVVFLNEMATFAEAGVDRD, encoded by the coding sequence GTGCCGCAAATGTTTGACATTCAACCTTTGTCGCAGGCGCTGGCGCCGGCCTTGCAGGCCAAAATCGACCAAAAGACCAAACCGCTCGGCGCCTTGGGGCAACTGGAAGCTTTGGCGCTGCAAATCGGCCTGATTCAAAACAGCCTGTCGCCTTCCCTGACCAAGCCCTGCATCATCGTGTTCGCGGGCGATCATGGCGTGGCCGCTGCCGGGGTCAGCGCCTATCCGCAAGCGGTCACCGCGCAAATGGTCGCCAATTTTGCCTCAGGCGGCGCGGCGATCAATGTGTTTGCAAGGCAGCATCAAATCGATTTACTGATCGTCGATGCCGGCGTCAATGCCGATCTTTCGGCAATGCCCGGCTTGATTGATGCCGGCATCGGCAAGGGCACCGCCAATTTTTTGGAACAACCGGCGATGACCCGAGAACAGTGCGCGATGGCTCTCGCCAAGGGCGCCGAGCTAGTCTTGAAGCAGCGGGACCAGGGCTGCAATTGCATCGGTTTCGGCGAAATGGGGATCGGCAATACCTCGTCTGCGGCGTTGATCATGCATTGTCTGACCGGTTTGCCGCTGGAGAACTGCGTCGGCCGGGGCACGGGCCTCGATGATGCGCAGTTACGGCATAAAGTCTCGATATTACAGCAGGCGTTAACCCGGCATCCGGGACTGTCCGACCCGAGCGAGGTCCTGGCGACATTCGGCGGCTTCGAAATCGCGATGATGACGGGGGCTTATCTGAAGGCGGCCGAACTGAGCATGCTGATCCTCGTTGACGGCTTCATCGCCGGCAGCGCGTTGCTGGCGGCGGCCGGATTGCGCCCTGCCGTGCTTGATTATTGCGTTTTCAGCCATATGTCAGGTGAACAGGGGCATCGGGCCTTACTGGATCACCTGCATGCTCGGCCTTTGCTGAATCTGGACATGCGCCTCGGCGAAGGTTCCGGCATCGCGCTGGCTTATCCTTTACTGTTATCGGCGGTGGTTTTTTTGAATGAGATGGCGA
- the bluB gene encoding 5,6-dimethylbenzimidazole synthase yields MTEHRYSDAERAALYRAIYERRDMRHFLPDPVEPELLRRLLDAAHHAPSVGFMQPWRFIQITAHDLRARLHALVEQERQRTAKALHEREDEFMKLKVEGILDCAVVLVAALCDRREKAVFGRRTLPEMDLASLACAIQNLWLAARAEGLGMGWVSLFEPEDVKQLLAMPDDSHPVAILCLGHVERFYDKPMLEEARWAQRMPLDDLLFENHWNGRAANV; encoded by the coding sequence ATGACAGAACACCGTTATTCCGACGCGGAGCGCGCCGCGCTCTATCGTGCGATCTACGAGCGCCGCGACATGCGTCATTTCCTGCCCGATCCGGTCGAACCCGAATTGCTCAGGCGTCTGCTCGATGCGGCGCATCATGCCCCGAGCGTCGGCTTCATGCAGCCGTGGCGTTTCATTCAGATCACCGCACATGACTTGCGCGCACGGCTTCATGCGCTGGTCGAGCAGGAGCGGCAGCGCACCGCCAAGGCCTTGCACGAACGCGAGGACGAATTCATGAAGCTGAAGGTCGAAGGCATTCTCGACTGCGCGGTCGTGCTGGTCGCGGCCTTATGCGACCGGCGCGAGAAAGCCGTGTTCGGCCGTCGCACGCTGCCCGAGATGGACCTCGCCTCGCTGGCCTGTGCGATTCAAAATCTCTGGCTCGCGGCCAGGGCGGAAGGGCTTGGTATGGGCTGGGTCTCGCTGTTCGAGCCTGAAGATGTTAAACAACTGCTGGCGATGCCTGACGACAGTCATCCGGTCGCGATCTTGTGTCTGGGCCATGTCGAACGGTTTTATGACAAGCCGATGCTCGAAGAGGCGCGCTGGGCGCAGCGGATGCCGCTTGACGATCTGTTATTCGAAAACCACTGGAATGGCCGTGCCGCAAATGTTTGA